In Toxoplasma gondii ME49 chromosome VIII, whole genome shotgun sequence, a single genomic region encodes these proteins:
- a CDS encoding hypothetical protein (encoded by transcript TGME49_272370~Predicted trans-membrane domain (TMHMM2.0):406-429:544-567:1414-1437:1449-1472:1988-2011) — protein MTMDHFDSHYSKDYEMGRKHIQTQEPFSPFDAHQSGPCRSTVRPSFALDRSHGCKREFKGLKQYLPKCGRLVSDPSRLVSSGLMSHWWRPECRVSNEGSPLCTSWCRLVATSTKESADSVNAGHRSLFPECILSCRQKPVTDGLREQLFASDCRVSCLSNRTVHLPQGPYKTCSFRAFRRTLQCMLIGLLVKLSLVPVPSGGQMTLSSADSSVNVAGSAIDEGHFSDQTQGPAGEISLVGDAFSESLQIQADEAQASSDDSNGAPLRQEFPVKSSQTLPPGMNVQKPRKLKCSPVQLSLNLWAASSTVDVGNVRMKAVGYRGRDGRNEKPSAIEKGRSEDVETVNGCALPGSWLTRAHFELLPLSTRLNNGYYVRWSSPSVELLDGGKGDRATGANLAGNAGRPRELQQVEGDEHELPEEERPSDNLLFTTQFVCTAAKVQSTSGKPTVLLNLSKSLASPGSTLREALPSAIFRNRVRELPTIRRAGFALLDWFVVPPRGISSFSRAAEGYRQRKGGSSTLGIRVLSRQSLPALKNPPGSTEGPPFSSGAQSAEALSAAVSWSEETGQGSTEFDFSAAPARPSVPLSSADGWDRGIVPAIKIYSGAISAYLVPLFIGFVLLIAVPFIVVGAFGICCRPDHCDGSVCCLGCLGKRCFWLWCHRYQPTSSGGDGASSHSPLESNTTGCLAPVGSTSVHRSAVRPLQPLLPLSREGTTGLRADSSGDDVVVKQGGLPTFWAPRPAARVTCLILLFLTLLGVVSCLLFVFSFSVQLRQAVDDAGCAATEFFVQLVHGDSAVGPDLPGPPETFPSTSASAAPRSVAEGPSPVKIVPSTYHLTATKALPNRPLTLFPALPASSLYKVRGSPHFRPRDTATPLLDTRSEREEAQWGGIRPPFLSDKLLEDATILLSEHLGEEPGALLLARHGARLFRLSELAARTWERGAIGESLVGLSALETSEVGKEITKEQLGARSYDGGSNAEGMRRRRLSLFSSPYFSPYSSGGSLASLPEVVGREATSRDMQRFPDGSIAGGVNKTGSEEAMIKPLPLLSPISRRLSADSMSPQSRDSEKGKIKKGSSPKQPWYVKAVNTILQWGRFFGFGRKKRGKKGDRKKAGGPRAPRLNSEGTGSEVYTGPRQQVTADPAVQSTSFDNGPKESSGHPEPPGEFLTESPAFLSGDRKQENRDPQSQLKGGQLSVQPRETLSEATRSDLSEGAPAEARASPSTGNPEGVMNPSFFTSALTNAEVRDPEHVFPLEWSEGGMSQPVPEQTSSEHENTDTSEDDQGALSTYDFSEESSAVGIAKRESEGNAVPGAHLPSQADQPLRPQLATFPNEVTHASAEFVGARSTETSAGSLLGREGNVEASGIRDPASVLVGVVAAVRELAANLPEESQTRRALETGENGPGVLPPLHDQLEGGAHLRQYAWGTSRSEGGVHQEARGSQKGGDEPRKEGGFAGLKPALKLLKHIRDLSDGESPRGLQKVLMNATATGLDANTDIAILEEHLQNARIMVEDPSNQTPGPAGERFHRSLAFAIASPTFTVILSRIPRFHQHVRELKEQCQEMMVAVKDLSSELHSSLNGDLFHQVDDAVEDSSDRVQRGIRFLDTAKPHATVALYVLTGLIGVLLVLMLVYLGCLCFWWQPGETKCSTVPSLVFWPIALFLAVFSFIIGGALLVVSVAQVDACLFLSREVQHPGVVEALALSWASHPGDVDAQKATEAAKACFATNTDKEPVERNLTKALGLQDFSSSVGEFEQSLRRAFDSVNLHMMDQFLLGISFAHAVLQDTAWVFFFDTYALSSQGASSRTNTYLPVLYSGLQDKARTFSSPFDIPTAKLVGPPGVKREDLLTLPPMSGSSENVLEYLRVELQRIQAKRNRAGETVFTEANGEKDTATEASQTRLPPVPGTFGEDNASGTFLLYGLLDIEEYIEPFYFETLHRDEPDRLARYRIDEFFSVDAPQIQAEIARLKPDPEERIKYENALWLAAVKQRLRTRGNPNGSQPGRDRDAENTEATEDTRATAGSASTAMFTGNPLSTPLHLPFRCSDKIQLSDEELELVRAQERDSTRRLRDSIDGVDKRVWSEESQEAEGDTKILLPYARQWRRCDYDQWMELVESQEAADLLVQTQQIYDRVHSSKKRAEATVLAPAVDTLKRTQSLLSKMDCTPVFQRFQTVQRRMCHDTAESVGLIGIGYQFLGLAALIIFIVLFCAWQTLVANRRLQKRWESRDTNKSLPLCNWTVSPETRADSRDSGNGREAPWRCPTPDSGQSDPDSASRNTAESVDPTVSPLNTNSCWRNVRRTGTRNSRVDEHGIEVETPEPTMQQAKACARRAHRGSTLLPPIPSEQQASVDETMWAHFENEERPEWLVR, from the exons ATGACAATGGACCATTTTGACAGTCATTACTCAAAGGATTACGAGATGGGCAGAAAGCACATACAAACACAGGAGCCCTTTTCGCCGTTTGATGCACATCAGAGTGGGCCATGCCGATCTACAGTGCGACCCTCATTTGCTTTGGATCGGTCACATGGCTGTAAACGTGAATTCAAGGGTCTGAAGCAATATCTACCAAAGTGTGGTAGACTTGTTTCTGATCCGTCGCGTCTCGTGTCGTCCGGATTGATGTCACACTGGTGGCGTCCAGAATGTCGGGTATCAAATGAAGGAAGTCCGCTGTGCACTTCGTGGTGTCGATTAGTAGCAACGTCAACTAAGGAATCCGCTGATTCGGTAAACGCTGGACACAGAAGTCTGTTTCCAGAGTGTATCCTCTCTTGTAGGCAGAAGCCGGTGACCGACGGCCTCAGAGAGCAATTGTTTGCGAGCGACTGCAGAGTATCCTGTCTGTCGAATCGTACCGTACACCTGCCGCAGGGACCATACAAAACGTGTTCTTTTCGAGCATTTAGACGGACTTTACAATGTATGTTGATAGGTTTGCTTGTCAAGCTGTCGTTGGTACCCGTCCCGTCCGGTGGGCAAATGACGTTGTCATCAGCGGATTCTTCTGTTAACGTGGCGGGGTCCGCAATAGACGAAGGACATTTCTCAGACCAGACACAGGGTCCAGCGGGTGAAATATCTTTGGTTGGTGACGCGTTTTCCGAGAGTCTCCAGATACAAGCGGACGAGGCTCAGGCAAGTAGCGATGACAGCAACGGAGCCCCGTTACGACAGGAGTTTCCTGTCAAAAGTAGTCAGACACTTCCACCCGGGATGAACGTTCAGAAGCCGCGGAAGCTCAAGTGCTCTCCAGTTCAATTAAGCCTCAACCTTTGGGCAGCCAGTAGTACTGTCGATGTGGGGAATGTGAGGATGAAGGCGGTGGGGTACCGGGGCCGCGACGGAAGGAATGAGAAGCCGTCAGCAATTGAGAAAGGTAGATCGGAGGACGTGGAAACCGTTAACGGGTGTGCGCTTCCCGGAAGCTGGTTGACCCGCGCCCATTTTGAATTGCTCCCGCTATCCACTCGACTCAACAACGGCTATTATGTGCGTTGGTCCAGCCCGTCAGTTGAGTTGTTGGACGGCGGCAAGGGAGACCGTGCAACGGGTGCCAATTTGGCGGGAAATGCTGGACGACCGAGGGAGCTACAGCAGGTAGAGGGGGATGAGCACGAACTTCCAGAGGAAGAGCGTCCCTCGGATAACCTCTTGTTCACCACACAATTCGTATGTACCGCTGCGAAGGTGCAGTCGACATCGGGAAAGCCTACAGTTTTGCTG AATCTATCCAAgtccctcgcttctccgggCTCAACTCTTCGAGAGGCTCTGCCCTCAGCTATTTTTCGGAACCGAGTGCGAGAGTTGCCTACAATTCGGCGAGCAGGCTTCGCACTGTTAGACTGGTTCGTCGTGCCGCCCCGGGGTATCTCGTCCTTTTCCCGTGCTGCAGAGGGCTATAGACAAAGGAAAGGCGGTAGCAGCACCCTTGGAATACGAGTGCTTTCTCGACAATCATTGCCTGCGCTAAAGAACCCCCCTGGGTCTACTGAAggtcctcctttttcttcaggaGCCCAATCGGCGGAAGCTCTGTCAGCCGCGGTGTCTTGGTCGGAGGAGACTGGACAAGGTAGCACTGAATTCGACTTCTCCGCCGCACCGGCGCGGCCTTccgttcctctttcgtctgcagATGGATGGGACAGGGGTATCGTGCCTGCCATTAAGATTTACTCAGGTGCCATATCCGCGTACTTAGTGCCACTGTTTATCGGGTTTGTCCTGTTGATTGCTGTCCCATTCATTGTCGTCGGTGCGTTTGGGATTTGTTGTCGTCCCGACCACTGCGATGGCAGTGTGTGCTGTCTTGGCTGTCTTGGCAAGCGCTGCTTCTGGCTTTGGTGTCATCGCTACCAGCCGACGTCTTCTGGTGGTGATGGCGCGTCTTCGCACAGCCCCCTGGAGAGCAACACCACCGGATGTTTGGCCCCTGTCGGATCTACCTCCGTACACCGAAGTGCGGTTCGTCCTTTACAGCCACTACTTCCTCTCAGCAGAGAGGGGACGACTGGCCTTCGCGCAGATTCCAGTGGGGACGATGTGGTAGTCAAGCAAGGCGGCCTGCCTACCTTTTGGGCTCCAAGACCAGCTGCAAGGGTTACTTGCTTgattcttctttttctgacACTTCTCGGGGTTGTCAGTTGTCTTTTATTCGTTTTCAGCTTTTCCGTTCAGCTCCGACAGGCTGTCGACGACGCAGGCTGTGCTGCCACTGAGTTTTTTGTTCAACTCGTTCACGGTGATTCCGCGGTCGGACCGGACCTCCCTGGCCCACCTGAAACTTTCCCATCGACTTCGGCATCTGCGGCACCCCGGTCCGTAGCGGAAGGACCGTCGCCTGTGAAAATTGTGCCTTCTACATATCATCTGACTGCAACGAAAGCACTCCCCAACCGCCCTCTTACTCTTTTCCCAGCATTGCCAGCTTCCAGCCTATACAAAGTGCGCGGCAGTCCTCACTTTCGCCCTAGGGATACGGCGACGCCACTGTTGGACACTAGgtccgagagagaagaagcacagtGGGGTGGGATTCggcctcccttcctctctgacAAATTGTTGGAAGATGCCACGATCCTTTTGTCAGAACACCTCGGCGAGGAGCCCGGTGCGCTTCTCCTAGCACGCCATGGCGCGAGACTGTTTCGGCTCAGCGAACTCGCAGCGAGAACATGGGAACGAGGAGCGATAGGCGAATCGTTAGTGGGACTGTCTGCGCTCGAAACTAGTGAAGTTGGCAAGGAGATAACGAAAGAGCAGCTTGGTGCCAGGAGTTACGACGGTGGTAGCAATGCCGAAGGCATGCGCAGGAGGCGTCTCTCgttgttctcctctccgtaCTTCTCTCCGTACTCTTCAGGTGGTTCTTTGGCATCGTTGCCAGAGGTGGTAGGGCGGGAAGCAACCTCTAGGGATATGCAGAGGTTTCCGGACGGCAGCATCGCTGGTGGTGTGAACAAAACGGGCTCTGAAGAAGCTATGATAAAGCCGCTTCCCTTACTTTCACCAATCTCTCGCAGGCTAAGCGCGGATTCGATGTCACCACAAAGCAGGGATagcgagaaggggaagatAAAGAAGGGTTCGTCTCCAAAACAGCCGTGGTACGTCAAGGCTGTCAATACGATATTGCAGTGGGGACGGTTTTTCGGCTTCGGTAGAAAGAAACgtggaaaaaagggagaccGCAAGAAGGCCGGAGGCCCCAGAGCACCGCGGTTGAACAGTGAAGGCACGGGCAGTGAGGTATATACAGGACCTCGTCAGCAAGTGACAGCAGACCCTGCTGTGCAAAGCACAAGTTTCGATAACGGGCCAAAAGAGTCGTCTGGACATCCGGAACCGCCTGGGGAGTTTTTGACCGAATCTCCCGCGTTTCTGTCAGGAGATCGGAAGCAAGAAAATCGGGATCCTCAGTCTCAATTGAAGGGCGGACAGCTCTCTGTGCAACCACGCGAAACTCTTTCAGAGGCAACCCGCTCTGATCTCTCTGAGGGGGCACCAGCAGAGGCACGCGCGTCGCCAAGCACCGGCAACCCAGAAGGCGTAATGAATCCTTCATTCTTCACTTCTGCTTTGACCAATGCCGAAGTTCGTGATCCAGAGCATGTCTTCCCGTTGGAGTGGTCCGAGGGCGGCATGAGTCAGCCGGTTCCAGAGCAGACATCGTCAGAACATGAAAACACAGATACATCCGAAGACGATCAGGGTGCCTTGTCAACTTACGACTTTTCAGAAGAATCAAGCGCGGTGGGAATagcgaagagagagtctGAAGGCAATGCTGTACCTGGCGCACATCTCCCTTCACAGGCTGATCAGCCGCTGAGACCGCAGCTTGCCACATTTCCGAACGAGGtgacgcatgcgtcggcAGAGTTTGTCGGTGCGCGGAGTACGGAGACATCAGCCGGAAGCCTTCTGGGGCGCGAAGGAAATGTCGAAGCTTCAGGCATTCGAGACCCAGCCTCAGTGCTGGTGGGCGTGGTGGCTGCAGTCCGTGAACTGGCGGCGAACTTGCCAGAGGAGAGCCAGACACGCAGAGCTCTCGAAACGGGTGAGAATGGCCCGGGTGTTCTGCCGCCTTTGCACGACCAGCTGGAAGGCGGTGCTCATCTTCGTCAGTATGCATGGGGGACTTCAAGGAGTGAAGGCGGTGTACATCAAGAAGCCAGAGGAAGCCAAAAGGGCGGAGACgagccgagaaaagaaggcggtTTTGCAGGATTGAAACCCGCTTTGAAGCT GCTGAAACATATTCGGGATCTCTCCGACGGAGAGTCACCACGAGGCTTGCAAAAGGTGCTGATGAATGCGACGGCAACGGGTCTGGACGCCAACACCGACATTGCGATTCTTGAGGAGCATCTCCAGAATGCACGCATT ATGGTAGAGGATCCTTCGAACCAAACCCCGGGCCCTGCTGGCGAACGGTTTCACCGTAGTTTGGCGTTTGCAATTGCGTCGCCGACATTTACTGTGATCCTCTCAAGAATTCCACGTTTTCATCAGCATGTCCGAGAGCTCAAGGAACAATGTCAGGAAATGATGGTCGCAGTCAAAGATCTTTCAAGTGAACTCCACAGTTCCCTGAACGGTGACTTGTTCCACCAAGTCGATGACGCCGTTGAGGACAGCTCTGACAGGGTTCAAAGGGGCATCCGGTTCCTGGACACGGCCAAGCCGCATGCAACAGTG GCCTTGTATGTTCTGACGGGTTTGATCGGCGTTTTACTCGTGCTCATGCTCGTCTACCTTGGCTGCCTGTGTTTCTGGTGGCAAccgggagaaacgaagtgCTCCACAGtcccctctctcgtcttctggcCCATTGCGCTTTTCCTCGCCGTATTCA GTTTCATCATCGGAGGTGCACTTCTGGTTGTCTCCGTTGCTCAAGTGGACGCTTGCCTTTTCCTTTCAAGGGAAGTGCAACACCCTGGTGTCGTAGAAGCCCTTGCCCTTTCTTGGGCATCACACCCTGGAGACGTTGACGCGCAAAAAGCGACTGAGGCCGCAAAGGCCTGCTTTGCCACCAACACAGACAAAGAGCCTGTGGAGAGAAACCTCACTAAGGCTCTTGGCTTGCAGG ACTTCTCAAGTTCAGTTGGAGAGTTCGAGCAGTCTCTGCGACGGGCGTTCGACTCTGTCAACCTGCATATGATGGATCAGTTTCTTCTCGGCATTTCTTTTGCGCATGCGGTTCTCCAAGATACAGCTTGGGTGTTCTTTTTCGACACGTatgctctctcttcacag gGAGCTTCGAGTCGAACCAACACCTACCTTCCGGTGTTGTACAGCGGCTTACAAGACAAAGCCCGAACATTCAGCAGTCCCTTCGATATTCCTACAGCCAAACTCGTGGGCCCGCCAGGCGTGAAGCGTGAGGACCTGTTGACGTTGCCTCCTATGAGCGGGTCATCGGAGAATGTCCTTGAATACCTAAGAGTCGAATTACAGCGAATTCAGGCCAAGCGTAATCGTGCAGGCGAGACTGTGTTCACGGAAGccaacggagagaaagataCGGCAACGGAAGCAAGTCAAACGCGTTTGCCGCCGGTACCGGGTACATTCGGCGAGGACAACGCAAGCGGAACATTTCTTTTGTACGGCTTGTTGGACATTGAAGAGTACATAGAGCCGTTTTACTTTGAGACTCTTCATCGGGATGAGCCAGACCGCTTGGCGCGTTACAGGATTGACGAGTTTTTCTCAGTAGATGCTCCTCAGATCCAGGCGGAAATTGCGCGACTGAAGCCGGATCCGGAAGAACGAATCAAATACGAGAACGCTCTCTGGTTAGCTGCTGTCAAGCAGCGCCTAAGAACCAGGGGCAACCCGAATGGTTCTCAGCCGGGTAGAGATCGTGATGCTGAGAACACGGAGGCGACTGAAGACACACGTGCCACAGCAGGCTCCGCATCCACTGCTATGTTCACTGGAAATCCGCTCTCTACACCTCTCCATTTACCATTCCGGTGCTCAGACAAGATCCAGTTGAGTGATGAAGAACTGGAACTCGTGCGCGCCCAAGAACGCGACAGTACCAGGCGTCTACGTGATAGCATCGATGGTGTCGATAAGCGGGTATGGTCAGAGGAGTCTCAGGAGGCTGAAGGTGATACTAAAATTCTTCTCCCTTATGCGCGGCAGTGGCGCCGGTGTGACTATGACCAGTGGATGGAACTTGTCGAGAGCCAGGAAGCAGCTGACCTTCTCGTACAG ACTCAACAGATCTATGACCGCGTTCATAGTTCAAAGAAACGTGCCGAAGCTACAGTTCTAGCTCCTGCAGTGGACACCCTCAAGCGAACCCAAAGCCTGCTGAGCAAGATGGACTGCACGCCAGTATTTCAGAGATTCCAGACGGTGCAGCGGCGCATGTGTCACGACACTGCAGAGAGCGTAGGTTTAATAGGCATCGGTTATCAGTTCCTGGGCCTCGCAGCTCTAATCATTTTCAttgttctcttctgtgcCTGGCAAACCCTGGTTGCAAATCGGCGACTGCAGAAGCGCTGGGAATCGCGTGATACAAACAAGTCGTTGCCATTATGCAACTGGACAGTTTCACCAGAAACCCGAGCTGATTCACGAGACAGTGGTAACGGACGTGAGGCGCCATGGCGGTGTCCAACGCCAGATAGCGGGCAAAGTGACCCTGACAGCGCTAGCCGAAATACTGCGGAATCAGTGGACCCGACGGTTTCTCCCCTTAATACAAATTCATGCTGGAGGAATGTCCGCCGGACCGGAACGAGAAACAGCAGAGTTGACGAACACGGGATTGAAGTTGAAACGCCAGAACCCACTATGCAACAAGCCAAAGCTTGTGCACGCCGTGCCCACAGAGGGAGCACCCTCCTGCCGCCGATACCAAGCGAGCAACAAGCATCCGTGGATGAAACCATGTGGGCACACTTTGAGAACGAAGAACGTCCTGAGTGGCTAGTCAGGTGA